A section of the Ranitomeya imitator isolate aRanImi1 chromosome 7, aRanImi1.pri, whole genome shotgun sequence genome encodes:
- the LOC138646090 gene encoding reticulon-4 receptor-like 2, with amino-acid sequence MRLLFQMWPSSPAQWLQLLIVLPTSVIGTHSLCSSLCFCDSRSLFVNCSGTNLSSILILPPLTTEFLDLSSCSLHTFPPLHNLWRLRTILLAQNAILRVGNGSWKGLQSLQILDLRGNKIENLSVGFSLGLDSLTHLFLAQNLLHRISKYSFHHLHNLELLDLQGNLILSLDSGAFRSLTKLRHLQLQNNQLQSLKNDDFSVLQRLEFLDLSGNHINNLPPGVFTPLHSLAYLNLQNNKLRHLRFQTLSSLPSSGTLLLLSSNPWECDCDLQRMFGKLRSLQRISLEDGEELNCADPPALKGRALRSLDTQLCAAETVTVLMITLTVAVTVVGAIVTAERSRKRSPKNQRDKLSGQE; translated from the coding sequence ATGCGCCTCCTTTTCCAGATGTGGCCGTCATCCCCAGCACAATGGCTTCAGCTGCTGATAGTTTTGCCCACATCCGTCATCGGCACTCATTCCCTTTGCTCATCTCTGTGCTTTTGTGACTCAAGGTCATTGTTTGTGAACTGCTCGGGGACAAATCTATCATCCATCCTTATCCTTCCTCCATTGACAACAGAATTTCTGGACCTTTCCAGCTGCTCCCTACATACTTTTCCTCCTTTACATAACCTGTGGAGGCTCCGAACAATTCTTCTGGCCCAAAATGCAATCTTACGTGTGGGAAATGGCTCCTGGAAGGGTTTACAGAGTCTACAAATCCTGGATCTACGTGGAAATAAGATAGAAAATCTGAGTGTGGGTTTCTCCTTGGGACTTGATTCCCTTACACATCTGTTTCTTGCACAGAATCTACTGCATCGTATTTCTAAGTACAGTTTCCACCACTTGCATAATTTGGAGCTATTGGATCTGCAAGGAAATCTCATTTTAAGTCTGGATTCTGGAGCTTTTAGGTCTCTTACGAAACTTCGTCATCTTCAGCTCCAGAACAATCAGCTGCAAAGCCTAAAAAATGATGACTTTTCAGTTCTGCAAAGACTTGAATTCCTTGATTTGTCAGGAAATCACATCAATAATCTGCCTCCTGGAGTCTTCACACCTCTCCATTCTCTCGCATATCTTAATCTACAAAATAACAAATTACGCCACCTACGCTTCCAAACTCTGAGTAGCTTGCCGTCATCTGGGACTCTACTTTTGCTGTCATCAAATCCTTGGGAATGTGATTGCGATTTGCAGCGTATGTTTGGCAAGTTGAGAAGTTTGCAGAGAATAAGTCTGGAAGATGGAGAAGAATTAAATTGTGCAGATCCCCCAGCTTTGAAGGGGAGAGCCCTCCGCTCACTGGATACTCAACTCTGTGCAGCAGAAACTGTAACTGTGCTGATGATCACATTAACGGTGGCGGTCACTGTGGTCGGTGCTATAGTAACTGCAGAGAGAAGCCGCAAAAGGAGCCCCAAGAATCAAAGGGATAAACTGTCTGGGCAAGAATAA